Proteins from a genomic interval of Paenibacillus sp. RC334:
- the rfbB gene encoding dTDP-glucose 4,6-dehydratase: MKLLVTGGAGFIGSNFVLYMLKHHPDYEIVNIDALTYAGNLENLKSIENNPKHSFIKIDITDAQAIDQLMQQGIDVVVNFAAESHVDRSILEPEVFVKTNVLGTQVLLDAAKKYNVTKFVQVSTDEVYGSLGETGLFTEETPLQPNSPYSASKAGGDLLVRAYHETFGLPVNITRCSNNYGPYQFPEKLIPLMISRALSDQQLPVYGDGLNIRDWLYVEDHCSAIDLVIHQGKLGEVYNIGGNNERTNVHIVKTVLEELGKPESLISYVQDRPGHDRRYGIDPTKTMNELGWKPKHSFETGIIETIRWYLDNEEWWTRIQSGEYQQYYAKQYGSRLGDG, from the coding sequence ATGAAACTTCTTGTCACCGGCGGGGCCGGATTTATAGGCAGTAACTTTGTATTGTATATGCTAAAACACCATCCAGATTACGAAATTGTAAATATAGATGCTCTTACCTATGCAGGTAACCTGGAAAATTTGAAATCCATTGAAAATAATCCCAAACATAGCTTCATCAAAATAGATATTACCGACGCACAAGCGATTGATCAGTTGATGCAGCAGGGAATCGATGTGGTAGTTAATTTTGCAGCGGAGTCACATGTGGATCGGAGTATTTTGGAACCGGAAGTATTTGTGAAAACAAACGTATTGGGTACGCAAGTGCTACTGGACGCAGCCAAGAAATATAACGTGACCAAGTTTGTACAGGTATCAACAGATGAGGTGTATGGATCTTTGGGAGAAACAGGCTTGTTTACGGAGGAAACTCCGTTGCAGCCTAATAGTCCTTATTCTGCATCCAAGGCAGGTGGCGATCTGCTAGTTCGTGCATATCATGAAACCTTCGGTTTACCAGTGAATATCACGCGTTGTTCTAACAACTATGGTCCATACCAATTTCCTGAAAAATTGATCCCGCTAATGATCTCCCGTGCACTGAGCGATCAACAGTTACCTGTATACGGGGATGGCTTGAACATTCGCGATTGGTTGTATGTAGAGGATCATTGCAGCGCAATTGATCTAGTCATTCATCAAGGTAAACTGGGTGAAGTATACAATATCGGGGGAAATAACGAGCGGACAAATGTGCATATCGTCAAAACGGTATTAGAGGAGCTGGGCAAGCCAGAATCTCTGATTTCGTATGTGCAGGATCGTCCAGGACATGACCGCCGTTATGGCATTGATCCAACGAAGACCATGAATGAGCTGGGCTGGAAGCCAAAGCACTCTTTTGAAACCGGCATTATAGAAACGATTCGCTGGTATCTGGACAATGAAGAATGGTGGACTCGCATTCAATCTGGCGAATATCAACAATACTATGCAAAGCAGTACGGTTCCCGCTTGGGGGATGGGTAG
- the rfbC gene encoding dTDP-4-dehydrorhamnose 3,5-epimerase produces the protein MKVIPLKLEGAKIIEPVVHGDHRGFFMESYNEQIMKENGIDHAFIQDNQSLSAEAGVIRGLHYQLNPKAQTKLIRVLSGAIYDVILDIRKSSPTFGQWVGVILSEHNRRQLLVPKGFAHGFCTLVPNTQVLYKVDEYYSPENDRGILWNDPALGIDWPTSHAILSEKDQKHPALADADINFD, from the coding sequence ATGAAGGTAATCCCTTTGAAACTAGAAGGTGCAAAAATCATTGAACCCGTGGTTCATGGTGATCACCGTGGATTTTTTATGGAAAGTTACAATGAACAGATCATGAAAGAAAACGGAATAGACCATGCTTTTATTCAAGATAACCAATCCTTGTCTGCAGAAGCCGGTGTGATTCGTGGCTTGCATTACCAACTTAATCCTAAAGCGCAGACCAAACTCATTCGTGTGCTTTCTGGAGCTATCTACGATGTGATTTTGGATATTCGTAAAAGTTCTCCGACGTTCGGTCAATGGGTCGGAGTCATCTTAAGCGAGCATAATAGACGTCAGCTACTGGTGCCTAAGGGTTTTGCTCATGGGTTCTGTACGCTTGTTCCTAACACTCAAGTGCTGTATAAGGTAGACGAGTATTATTCACCTGAAAATGATCGTGGAATTCTGTGGAATGATCCTGCACTAGGGATTGATTGGCCAACTTCTCATGCTATTCTTTCGGAGAAGGATCAGAAGCATCCAGCACTGGCTGACGCAGACATTAATTTTGATTAG
- a CDS encoding sugar phosphate nucleotidyltransferase, with translation MKGIILAGGTGSRLYPLTKVTNKHLLPVGKYPMIFHSVYKLKQADIQDILIVTGKEHMGDVVNLLGSGREMDVTFTYKVQDEAGGIAQALDLAEQFVGDDQMVVILGDNVFEDDIAPFVDNFRNQTTGAKILLQQVQDPHRFGVAELQGERIVSIEEKPKEPKSDYAVTGIYMFDHSVFEIVKTLEPSARGELEITDVNNAYIANGTLTYDILQGWWTDAGTHPSLARANELAKDIVFGEEFGKLKL, from the coding sequence ATGAAAGGTATAATTCTTGCAGGTGGTACAGGCTCACGTCTATACCCCTTAACTAAAGTAACTAATAAGCATTTATTACCCGTTGGTAAGTATCCAATGATTTTCCATTCTGTATACAAGCTCAAGCAAGCTGACATTCAAGATATCCTTATTGTTACAGGTAAAGAACATATGGGGGATGTTGTTAACCTTCTTGGCAGCGGTCGTGAGATGGACGTAACATTCACTTATAAAGTTCAGGATGAGGCAGGCGGGATCGCACAAGCTCTTGATCTGGCTGAACAATTTGTAGGTGATGATCAAATGGTTGTTATTTTAGGCGATAATGTGTTTGAAGATGATATTGCACCTTTCGTGGATAATTTTCGTAATCAAACCACGGGTGCAAAAATTCTTCTTCAACAGGTACAGGATCCACATCGTTTTGGAGTGGCCGAGCTTCAAGGGGAGCGTATTGTGTCAATTGAAGAAAAACCTAAAGAACCAAAAAGTGATTATGCTGTAACAGGCATTTATATGTTCGATCATAGTGTGTTTGAAATTGTAAAAACGCTCGAACCTTCAGCTCGGGGAGAACTTGAGATCACTGATGTTAACAATGCATATATTGCTAATGGAACATTGACGTATGATATTCTTCAAGGCTGGTGGACAGATGCAGGAACTCACCCATCTCTTGCGCGAGCTAATGAATTGGCTAAGGATATCGTGTTTGGTGAAGAGTTTGGAAAGCTAAAGCTTTAA
- a CDS encoding NAD-dependent epimerase/dehydratase family protein translates to MKILVTGGAGFIASHIVDRLIAEQHEVCIVDNLSTGKQENINPAAIFYNVDIRSEQLLEVFENFKPQILIHHAAQISVSHSVADPSQDASINISGTINILDCCYKTGVKKIIYASSAAVYGYPDELPVKESAKLSPLSPYGLSKLAPEFYIQLYSNLHGLKYTILRYSNAYGERQDPKGEGGVISIFLDNLLTGKETQIHGDGAQTRDFIYVKDIVNANIAALTKGENCITNISTQTEISVKELFEMMCNILETGACAKYMQERIGDIKYSSLSNQKAQSILGWTSEFTLYQGLKETINYYQNISVK, encoded by the coding sequence AGTGACCGGAGGAGCTGGATTTATCGCTTCTCATATTGTTGACAGGTTGATTGCTGAACAACATGAAGTATGCATCGTTGATAATTTGTCCACCGGAAAGCAAGAAAATATTAATCCTGCGGCTATATTTTATAATGTGGATATTCGCAGTGAACAGTTATTGGAAGTGTTTGAGAACTTTAAGCCGCAGATTCTAATACATCATGCTGCCCAGATTAGTGTGTCGCATTCGGTTGCTGATCCTTCACAGGACGCATCGATCAATATTAGCGGAACGATCAATATTTTGGATTGTTGCTATAAAACCGGAGTAAAAAAAATTATCTATGCTTCTTCAGCAGCAGTGTATGGCTATCCAGATGAACTCCCTGTAAAAGAGAGTGCCAAGCTTTCTCCGCTGTCACCCTATGGACTGTCCAAGTTAGCACCTGAATTTTATATTCAGTTGTACTCTAATCTTCATGGTCTTAAATATACGATTTTGCGTTACAGCAATGCTTACGGCGAACGGCAGGATCCTAAAGGAGAAGGCGGCGTGATTTCAATTTTCCTGGATAACCTTCTTACCGGCAAGGAGACTCAAATTCATGGTGATGGCGCTCAGACTCGCGATTTCATTTATGTCAAAGATATCGTGAACGCCAATATCGCTGCTCTTACCAAAGGGGAAAATTGCATTACTAATATCAGCACGCAAACAGAAATTTCGGTGAAAGAATTGTTTGAAATGATGTGTAACATACTGGAAACCGGTGCTTGTGCAAAATATATGCAGGAGCGTATAGGCGATATTAAATACAGCTCATTAAGCAATCAAAAGGCGCAATCCATTCTTGGCTGGACAAGTGAGTTTACTTTATATCAAGGCTTGAAAGAAACAATCAACTACTATCAAAATATTTCTGTTAAATAA